One Mycolicibacterium doricum genomic window, CAGGTGTAGGTACGGCGCCTGGGGGAGTTCGACGCTGTCGCCGGGCTGCAGCCGCGCTCCGTGTAGCGCCGCGTAGCGGTTGCGGATGGTGATCGCGGTGTCGCCGCGATGTGCGGGCATCCCCGAGGCGATGGTGACGAGCTTTCCGCACACGAGTTCGGCGTCGATCTCCAGTTGCTGGTAGCCCGGGCCGGCACCGGGCTCGTCGGGCACCACCCACATCTGCACGAAGTGCACGGGCTCGCTGTGGCTGTTGCCACCGGTGAGGGTCCACGAGTCGTTCTTCTCCGAGTGAAGGATGCCGCGCCCGGCCGACATTCGTTGCGCCAGGCCGGGATAGATGACCCCGGAGCGGCCTGTCGAGTCTTGGTGCACCAGCGATCCGCGCAGCACCCACGTCACGATCTCCATGTCCCGGTGCGGGTGCGTCTCGAATCCGGACCCGGCCGTGACAATGTCGTCGTTGTTCACCAGCAGCAGGCCGTGGTGGGTGTTGGCCGGGTCGTAGTGGTCGGCGAAGGAGAAGGAGTGTTTCGAGTCCAGCCAGGAGATCCGTGTCTTCGCGCGTTCGTCGGCGCGGCGGATGTCGATGCGTTCGGCAGTCGTCATGGTCACTCCCCTGATCGTGCGCCAGCCTAGGTGGCGCTGTCGAGAGTGCGAGCCAGGACAGT contains:
- a CDS encoding pirin family protein; amino-acid sequence: MTTAERIDIRRADERAKTRISWLDSKHSFSFADHYDPANTHHGLLLVNNDDIVTAGSGFETHPHRDMEIVTWVLRGSLVHQDSTGRSGVIYPGLAQRMSAGRGILHSEKNDSWTLTGGNSHSEPVHFVQMWVVPDEPGAGPGYQQLEIDAELVCGKLVTIASGMPAHRGDTAITIRNRYAALHGARLQPGDSVELPQAPYLHLFVPRGQVSLEGAGALREGDAVRFTSSGGQRLVAVEPAEILVWEMHANLAVA